A DNA window from Anastrepha ludens isolate Willacy chromosome 6, idAnaLude1.1, whole genome shotgun sequence contains the following coding sequences:
- the LOC128867962 gene encoding trypsin beta-like, whose protein sequence is MLKFVIVLSAFVCVLGAPQPEGLLPQLDGRIVGGAATTISSYPWQISLQRSGSHSCGGSIYSSTIIVTAAHCLQGVSTSILKVRAGSSYWNSGGVLLQVSAYNNHEGYNSSTMQNDIAVIRLASSLSFSSTIKAIGLADTAPADGAAAAVSGWGTTVSGSASLPTQLRHVNVSVVSLANCSSSSYGYGNAVEETMICAYTAGKDACQGDSGGPMVSGGVLVGVVSWGYGCAYPNYPGVYSDVAALRSWVVSAADSV, encoded by the coding sequence ATGTTGAAGTTCGTGATCGTGTTGTCGGCGTTTGTCTGCGTACTGGGTGCGCCTCAGCCTGAGGGCCTTCTGCCGCAGTTAGATGGGCGTATTGTTGGCGGTGCTGCCACCACGATCAGCTCCTATCCATGGCAAATATCATTGCAGCGTTCGGGCTCACATTCATGCGGTGGTTCAATTTACAGCTCTACCATTATTGTAACCGCTGCTCACTGCTTACAAGGTGTTTCCACTTCTATATTGAAGGTACGCGCTGGTTCATCATACTGGAACTCCGGCGGTGTACTACTGCAGGTCTCGGCATACAACAATCATGAAGGTTACAATTCTAGCACCATGCAGAACGATATTGCCGTTATCCGTTTGGCAAGTTCACTTTCGTTTAGCTCTACCATCAAAGCAATTGGTTTGGCTGATACTGCGCCTGCCGATGGCGCCGCCGCTGCTGTATCCGGCTGGGGCACTACCGTATCTGGCTCTGCGTCGCTACCCACGCAATTGCGGCACGTTAATGTAAGTGTGGTCAGTTTAGCTAATTGTTCCTCGAGTTCGTATGGCTATGGTAATGCGGTAGAAGAAACTATGATCTGTGCTTATACCGCCGGCAAAGACGCTTGCCAAGGTGATTCTGGTGGACCAATGGTGTCTGGTGGAGTGCTGGTAGGAGTTGTATCCTGGGGTTACGGTTGTGCATACCCCAACTATCCGGGTGTGTACTCAGACGTGGCGGCACTGCGTTCGTGGGTGGTGAGCGCTGCTGATTCGGTATAA